A section of the Petrimonas sulfuriphila genome encodes:
- a CDS encoding creatininase family protein: MGALVFPWYYFSQINEVRLQPGTIAYSPEIIWKVLQETLNELSRNGFKKIIIINGHGGNNAFLNYFGMAQLSEKRDYALYWFQPDYDPEVIKKAEALTQHDRYDQHAGNRETSMVAAIVPDLVHPEKAGLQSGVDLDRLKNLPSVYSGIWWYARYPNHYSGDGRKANAQAGELILNSVVEQFVKSIQDIKADKNVPELQNQFFEEAENPLDTKQ, translated from the coding sequence CTGGGTGCATTAGTTTTTCCATGGTATTATTTCAGCCAGATAAACGAAGTGCGTCTTCAGCCGGGAACGATTGCTTATTCACCCGAGATTATCTGGAAAGTACTTCAGGAAACACTCAATGAACTTAGTCGGAACGGTTTTAAGAAAATAATCATTATAAACGGACATGGCGGGAACAACGCGTTTCTGAATTATTTTGGTATGGCGCAATTATCCGAAAAAAGAGATTATGCACTTTACTGGTTTCAACCGGACTACGACCCTGAAGTGATCAAAAAGGCGGAAGCCCTGACTCAACACGATCGTTATGATCAACACGCTGGAAACAGGGAAACCTCTATGGTGGCGGCAATTGTTCCGGACTTGGTTCATCCCGAAAAGGCAGGGCTACAATCGGGTGTGGATTTGGACAGGTTGAAAAATCTTCCCAGTGTTTATTCCGGAATATGGTGGTACGCCCGGTATCCTAATCATTATTCTGGAGATGGAAGGAAGGCCAATGCCCAGGCGGGAGAACTTATCTTAAACAGTGTAGTGGAGCAATTTGTAAAAAGTATCCAGGATATCAAGGCGGATAAAAATGTGCCTGAATTGCAAAATCAGTTTTTTGAAGAAGCCGAAAATCCGTTGGATACGAAACAATAA
- a CDS encoding GatB/YqeY domain-containing protein has translation MNLFDTISDEIKKAMLARDKVRLEALRGVKKEFLEAKTAKGASDELSDEAATAILQKMVKQRKDSAEIYTAQGRADLASDELAQLRVIQEFLPQQLSPEELESTVKSIISETGAQSMKEMGKVMGVATRQLAGKAEGRAISEMVKKLLS, from the coding sequence ATGAACCTGTTCGATACAATTAGCGACGAAATAAAAAAAGCAATGCTCGCCAGAGATAAAGTGCGTTTGGAAGCACTGAGGGGCGTGAAAAAAGAATTTTTAGAAGCCAAAACGGCTAAAGGTGCATCTGATGAGCTTTCGGACGAAGCAGCAACGGCAATTCTGCAAAAAATGGTGAAACAACGCAAAGACAGTGCGGAAATTTATACCGCACAGGGAAGAGCAGACCTGGCTTCTGACGAATTGGCGCAGTTGCGTGTTATTCAGGAATTTCTTCCTCAGCAACTTTCACCGGAAGAGTTGGAGTCGACCGTGAAGTCGATCATTTCTGAGACCGGTGCCCAATCCATGAAGGAGATGGGAAAGGTGATGGGAGTCGCTACCCGTCAGCTGGCAGGAAAGGCAGAAGGACGGGCTATTTCAGAAATGGTGAAGAAACTGTTGAGTTGA
- the murD gene encoding UDP-N-acetylmuramoyl-L-alanine--D-glutamate ligase, which produces MNYELIILGGGESGVGSAILAKAKGIRVFLSDSGMLKGEHRKTLVDYGIDFEEGGHTEESILSASEIVKSPGIPDTIPLMQKIISKGIRVISEIEFAGRYTHAKMICITGSNGKTTTASLIYHILKSAGLNVGLGGNIGKSFARQVAEENFDYFVLELSSFQLEGVYDFKADIAVLMNITPDHLDRYDHNMQNYVDAKMRIIRNHKMGDSFIYWIDDPVVTKEIEKLKPASDLYSFTEKNNQRAAAYSEGNKMYIQTKGTVFDMELELLALQGMHNLYNSMASGIVAKLLDISDDNLRLALSDFKGVPHRLEKVASVRGVQYINDSKATNVNSCWYALQSMRTKVVLILGGTDKGNDYTEIEELVRQKARGLIFLGKDNRKLRAFFDGIVPDIEEVNSMKDAVDTAYRMAEKGDTVLLSPCCASFDLFQNYEDRGNQFKDCVRRL; this is translated from the coding sequence ATGAATTATGAATTAATAATATTGGGTGGTGGCGAATCGGGAGTAGGTTCTGCCATTCTTGCTAAGGCGAAAGGAATCCGGGTTTTCCTTTCTGATTCTGGAATGCTTAAGGGGGAACACCGGAAAACGCTTGTCGACTACGGAATTGATTTTGAAGAAGGCGGCCACACAGAGGAGAGCATCCTCTCTGCGAGCGAGATAGTAAAGAGCCCGGGCATTCCCGATACCATACCCTTGATGCAGAAAATTATTTCAAAAGGAATCCGGGTGATATCCGAAATTGAGTTTGCCGGAAGGTATACCCACGCCAAGATGATCTGTATTACCGGGAGCAACGGTAAAACCACTACGGCAAGCCTTATTTATCACATCCTGAAATCGGCAGGACTAAACGTGGGGCTGGGAGGAAACATAGGCAAAAGCTTTGCCAGGCAGGTGGCGGAAGAGAATTTCGACTACTTTGTGCTGGAGCTAAGTAGTTTTCAGCTGGAAGGCGTGTATGATTTTAAAGCGGATATCGCCGTATTGATGAACATAACTCCCGACCACTTAGATAGGTACGATCACAATATGCAAAATTACGTGGATGCAAAAATGCGAATCATACGCAACCATAAAATGGGAGATTCTTTTATTTACTGGATAGACGATCCGGTAGTGACAAAGGAAATCGAAAAACTTAAACCCGCATCTGATTTATATTCTTTTACTGAAAAAAATAATCAACGGGCTGCGGCTTATTCGGAGGGCAATAAAATGTATATACAAACCAAAGGAACTGTTTTTGATATGGAGTTGGAATTGCTGGCGTTACAGGGAATGCATAATTTGTATAACTCTATGGCGTCGGGGATTGTGGCTAAATTACTTGATATCTCGGACGATAATTTACGCCTGGCTCTTTCTGACTTTAAAGGCGTTCCGCACCGCTTGGAAAAAGTAGCGTCGGTGCGAGGTGTGCAATACATAAATGACTCCAAGGCTACCAACGTAAACTCGTGCTGGTACGCACTTCAGAGTATGCGCACGAAAGTTGTGCTGATTCTTGGCGGTACCGATAAGGGAAACGATTACACCGAGATTGAAGAGCTGGTAAGGCAAAAGGCTAGGGGGTTGATATTCCTGGGAAAAGATAACCGCAAGCTGCGTGCTTTCTTCGACGGGATCGTCCCCGACATAGAAGAGGTAAACTCCATGAAAGATGCTGTTGATACCGCTTACCGGATGGCAGAAAAAGGGGATACCGTATTGCTGTCGCCCTGTTGCGCCAGCTTCGACCTGTTCCAGAATTACGAGGACCGTGGTAATCAATTCAAGGATTGTGTGAGGAGGCTGTGA
- a CDS encoding FtsW/RodA/SpoVE family cell cycle protein, with translation MLDKIKNAINPTNFQEDLENSKSTLEKFGVKIFKGDKVIWLVFVILCVISLVEIFSATSTIVYKQQNQWGPILRHTMFLIGGVGVIVLIHNIPYRYFSSLIFVLIASIVLLLLTPVIGTTVNGAERWISIFGFTIQPSEIAKISLMGTIAFLLSKQNGMNDGLLFKWMIGLMIVVCGIIAMDNLSTAALLFVVCFLLMFIGNVKLARLLKVGGAGIAFLVLFIVLLKVIPADWTDSGALSRVGTWQNRIAEFGSHKEESEETYYTITDENYQVAHAKIAIANGGVLGKFPGNSTERDFLPQAYSDFIYAIIIEEMGIAGGIFVLLLYIIILIRAGMIARKTQKLFPKYLVLGSALMLSMQAFINMAVAVNLIPVTGQPLPLISRGGTSLLITCAYFGLILSADRFGIGKKKGEVTIDETDQPDERKDKKNAVETIDKLEEKVEFEIIQV, from the coding sequence ATGCTTGATAAAATAAAGAATGCCATTAATCCGACAAATTTTCAGGAAGATTTAGAAAACTCAAAATCCACGTTGGAGAAATTCGGAGTGAAAATCTTTAAAGGTGATAAAGTCATATGGTTGGTATTTGTTATCTTGTGTGTGATATCACTGGTGGAGATCTTCAGTGCTACCAGCACCATTGTTTATAAACAGCAAAATCAATGGGGCCCCATCTTACGCCACACCATGTTTTTGATCGGAGGAGTGGGGGTCATTGTTTTGATTCACAATATACCTTACCGGTATTTCTCTTCCCTGATTTTTGTGCTTATCGCTTCGATCGTCTTACTCCTGCTCACACCGGTTATCGGGACTACGGTAAACGGTGCTGAGCGGTGGATCTCTATCTTTGGTTTTACCATTCAACCGTCGGAAATAGCCAAGATATCGCTTATGGGCACGATAGCGTTTCTGCTCAGTAAACAAAACGGCATGAACGACGGCTTGCTCTTCAAGTGGATGATCGGGTTGATGATTGTTGTTTGCGGCATTATTGCAATGGATAATTTGTCGACGGCAGCGCTGCTCTTTGTAGTTTGTTTTTTGCTGATGTTTATCGGAAATGTAAAGTTGGCAAGATTGCTAAAAGTGGGCGGAGCAGGGATAGCCTTTCTCGTACTCTTCATTGTGTTGCTGAAAGTGATTCCCGCCGATTGGACCGATTCCGGCGCGTTAAGCCGTGTAGGTACTTGGCAAAACCGGATTGCAGAATTTGGCAGCCACAAGGAAGAATCGGAAGAGACATACTACACCATTACCGACGAGAACTATCAGGTGGCACATGCTAAAATAGCCATTGCCAACGGAGGAGTTTTAGGCAAGTTCCCGGGCAACAGTACAGAGCGTGATTTTCTTCCCCAGGCTTATTCCGATTTTATTTATGCGATAATCATCGAGGAGATGGGTATTGCCGGTGGAATTTTTGTGCTGCTGCTCTACATCATCATCCTGATCCGGGCGGGAATGATCGCCCGGAAAACCCAGAAACTTTTTCCGAAATATCTTGTTCTGGGCTCGGCACTCATGTTATCGATGCAGGCGTTTATTAACATGGCTGTGGCTGTGAATTTGATCCCGGTAACCGGCCAGCCGTTGCCGCTCATCAGCCGGGGAGGGACGTCACTGCTCATCACTTGCGCTTACTTCGGGTTGATTTTAAGTGCAGACAGGTTTGGAATCGGAAAGAAGAAAGGAGAGGTGACCATCGATGAAACAGATCAGCCTGATGAGAGAAAAGATAAAAAGAACGCTGTGGAAACCATAGATAAATTGGAAGAAAAAGTGGAATTTGAAATTATTCAGGTATGA
- the ftsZ gene encoding cell division protein FtsZ yields MDTDILDFQINSRTEAIIKVIGVGGGGGNAVNHMFKEGIHDVSFALCNTDNQALLSSPVPVKIQLGEHTTGGLGAGNKPDVARRAAEESIDLIQDLLSDGTRMAFITAGMGGGTGTGAAPVVARIAKDMGILTVGIVTIPFVFEGQRKIVQALKGVEQIAANVDALLVINNERLRDIYHDLTMLNAFARADDTLATAAKSIAEIITIHGHVNLDFADVETTLKDGGVAIMSRGIGSGKDRVNRAIEDAINSPLLNNNDVFSAKKILINLSFGEENPLMMEEMNALHDFMSKFGHEIEVIWGAAVEKDLEEEVKVTLLATGFSIMDVPGIEEQHKAQTKAEELERKIKEDQRRQEEEDEQKLIDKYYGTLGLKMLSTANYKFEPFILTMDELDDDKVLEALEKTPVFKRDRDFNPRLFKTETRSATSLFD; encoded by the coding sequence ATGGATACCGATATACTAGATTTTCAAATAAACAGCCGTACCGAAGCGATTATTAAAGTTATTGGGGTGGGTGGTGGTGGCGGAAATGCAGTAAACCACATGTTTAAAGAAGGGATACACGATGTTTCCTTCGCACTTTGCAATACCGATAACCAAGCCTTGTTGAGTTCACCTGTGCCTGTGAAAATACAGCTGGGCGAACATACCACAGGAGGGTTGGGTGCAGGGAACAAACCCGATGTGGCCCGACGGGCTGCAGAAGAGAGTATCGACCTGATTCAGGATTTGCTGAGTGACGGTACCCGTATGGCGTTCATTACAGCTGGAATGGGCGGAGGAACCGGAACCGGGGCTGCTCCCGTTGTGGCACGCATAGCTAAGGATATGGGCATTCTCACAGTGGGAATCGTTACCATTCCTTTCGTTTTTGAAGGACAGCGTAAGATTGTACAAGCATTGAAAGGTGTAGAACAGATTGCTGCCAATGTGGATGCGTTGCTTGTGATCAACAACGAGCGTTTACGGGATATCTATCACGACCTGACGATGCTGAATGCTTTTGCCCGGGCCGATGATACGCTGGCAACCGCCGCCAAGAGCATTGCAGAGATCATCACTATACATGGACACGTAAATCTTGACTTTGCCGACGTGGAAACCACTTTGAAAGACGGTGGTGTAGCTATTATGAGTCGCGGCATTGGTTCGGGAAAGGATCGTGTGAACAGGGCTATCGAAGATGCCATAAATTCTCCGTTGCTCAATAACAACGATGTTTTCAGTGCAAAGAAGATCTTGATCAACCTCTCTTTTGGCGAGGAAAATCCGCTTATGATGGAAGAGATGAACGCCCTGCACGACTTTATGTCGAAATTCGGCCACGAGATCGAGGTTATTTGGGGGGCTGCCGTGGAAAAGGATTTGGAGGAAGAGGTCAAAGTAACATTACTAGCAACCGGTTTTTCCATTATGGATGTTCCCGGAATTGAAGAGCAGCACAAAGCGCAAACGAAAGCGGAAGAGTTGGAAAGAAAAATTAAAGAAGATCAACGAAGGCAAGAGGAGGAGGATGAACAGAAACTCATCGATAAGTATTACGGGACATTGGGATTGAAAATGCTTTCTACCGCCAATTATAAATTTGAACCCTTTATCCTTACTATGGACGAACTCGACGATGATAAGGTGTTGGAGGCACTTGAGAAAACACCGGTATTTAAGCGCGACCGGGATTTCAATCCTCGATTATTCAAGACAGAAACCCGCTCAGCAACATCGTTGTTTGATTAG
- the ftsA gene encoding cell division protein FtsA, whose product MTQSGFIAAIDLGTSKITGIIGRKNESNVISVLECVSLPSENSIRRGTIYNIDKAGAIVRKLISMLENALGRKIGKVYVSLGGQSVHTEVIREMKQLSSSGIVTEEVVEQLRNAAEKYKPDMQRKYAIGDVEYFLDDKPEKNPVGVTCSMVEAEYQIVVGRPNLVSNIEKTIVDKGHLQIAGYIVGPLAAAAIVLTEEEKELGCAFVDFGAGTTTLSIYKGGLLRRMVTIPFGGRSITRDIAELNFVESDAEQYKIKFGKARENNESSLFSSPFSSKPDIDLVELNKVIVMRLDEITANIREQIRLSGYQDQLGAGLVITGGASQLRNLEEYLSQQLDLPVRKASSRKTLVNNTPEFANDPALTSALGMLLLASENCEKTVEEFEDEESSDQKSKGSVWSNFFGDRDKGDKGKEQKEKESKGKKEKSINIGGKMKNMFSTMFEEEDDDQ is encoded by the coding sequence ATGACTCAATCAGGATTTATAGCTGCCATCGATTTAGGAACTTCCAAAATTACCGGCATTATCGGGCGTAAAAACGAAAGCAACGTTATTTCCGTTTTGGAGTGTGTGTCTTTACCGTCGGAGAACAGTATCCGTCGGGGGACAATTTATAACATTGATAAAGCCGGGGCAATCGTAAGGAAACTGATAAGCATGCTCGAGAATGCGTTGGGAAGGAAAATCGGGAAAGTGTATGTCTCCCTGGGAGGACAATCGGTGCACACGGAAGTAATCCGGGAGATGAAGCAACTCTCTTCTTCCGGCATCGTTACCGAAGAGGTGGTGGAACAACTCCGGAATGCGGCCGAAAAGTACAAGCCCGATATGCAGCGAAAATACGCTATTGGGGATGTGGAGTATTTTTTGGACGACAAGCCGGAAAAAAACCCGGTTGGGGTAACCTGCTCCATGGTAGAGGCAGAATACCAGATTGTGGTGGGCCGTCCCAACCTGGTATCTAACATCGAGAAAACCATCGTTGATAAAGGACACCTGCAAATTGCCGGATACATCGTTGGCCCGCTTGCTGCCGCAGCTATAGTTCTTACCGAGGAGGAAAAAGAGTTGGGGTGCGCATTTGTCGATTTTGGTGCCGGAACGACTACGTTATCCATATATAAAGGAGGCCTTTTGCGCCGTATGGTGACCATACCCTTTGGCGGGAGAAGCATAACCCGGGATATTGCGGAACTCAATTTTGTGGAAAGCGATGCGGAACAATACAAGATAAAATTCGGCAAAGCCCGGGAAAATAATGAAAGTTCGCTTTTCTCTTCACCCTTTTCATCAAAACCCGATATCGACCTGGTAGAGTTGAACAAGGTTATTGTGATGCGTCTTGATGAGATTACAGCCAACATCAGGGAACAGATCCGGCTTTCCGGATATCAGGACCAGCTGGGTGCAGGGCTTGTTATCACAGGTGGTGCGTCGCAACTGAGAAATCTGGAAGAGTATTTGAGTCAGCAGCTCGATTTACCTGTCCGCAAGGCATCTTCACGGAAGACCCTGGTAAATAACACGCCGGAGTTTGCCAATGATCCTGCCCTAACTTCAGCGCTGGGAATGCTTTTGCTTGCTAGTGAAAATTGCGAGAAAACGGTTGAAGAATTCGAAGATGAGGAATCCTCGGACCAAAAGTCGAAAGGATCGGTTTGGAGTAATTTCTTTGGAGACCGGGACAAGGGAGACAAAGGCAAAGAGCAAAAAGAGAAGGAAAGCAAGGGTAAAAAAGAGAAATCCATCAACATAGGCGGAAAAATGAAAAATATGTTTTCTACTATGTTTGAGGAAGAAGACGATGATCAGTGA
- the murG gene encoding undecaprenyldiphospho-muramoylpentapeptide beta-N-acetylglucosaminyltransferase, with product MSALKPLRVIISGGGTGGHIFPAISIANAIKERWSDAEILFVGAENRMEMERVPAAGYTIVGLPVAGFDRKNLLKNVSVAVKLLKSMRKARAIVASFKPDIAVGVGGYASGPTLRAAAAKGVPTVLQEQNSYAGVTNKMLAQKAAKICVAYEGMERFFPKEKIVLTGNPTRQDLVVSEENRQKGYTYFGLNPERKTVLLVGGSLGARTLNESIIGSCSDIQKSDVQVIWQCGKYYFKEMSDLQAQGRIPGNVYLFDFLSRMDYAYSVADLVISRAGAGSISEFSLLGKPVILVPSPNVAEDHQTQNAMALVKRNAAMMVPDAEAKALLFDMALSLVKDESKLEELSRNILKLAQRGSARRIVDEIEKIMHYEL from the coding sequence ATGTCAGCATTAAAGCCCCTACGGGTAATCATTAGCGGCGGTGGTACCGGCGGACATATTTTTCCCGCTATCTCCATCGCTAACGCTATAAAGGAACGGTGGAGCGACGCCGAAATCCTTTTCGTCGGTGCGGAAAACCGGATGGAAATGGAGCGTGTTCCAGCTGCAGGATACACCATTGTCGGACTTCCCGTAGCCGGTTTCGACCGGAAAAATCTGCTGAAAAATGTTTCGGTAGCCGTGAAATTATTGAAGAGTATGCGAAAGGCTAGAGCCATTGTTGCCTCGTTCAAACCCGATATCGCTGTGGGAGTAGGCGGCTATGCCAGCGGGCCCACCCTCCGGGCGGCGGCTGCAAAAGGCGTTCCGACAGTTTTGCAGGAACAGAATTCATATGCCGGAGTAACCAATAAGATGCTGGCGCAGAAAGCGGCCAAAATCTGTGTGGCGTACGAAGGTATGGAACGGTTCTTTCCGAAAGAAAAAATTGTGCTCACCGGCAATCCTACGCGACAGGATTTAGTCGTTTCCGAGGAAAACAGGCAGAAAGGATATACGTACTTCGGCTTAAACCCTGAAAGGAAAACAGTACTCCTGGTGGGTGGCAGTCTGGGTGCGCGAACGCTTAACGAAAGCATCATCGGATCGTGCTCCGATATACAGAAATCCGATGTTCAAGTTATCTGGCAATGTGGAAAGTACTATTTTAAAGAAATGTCTGACTTGCAGGCGCAGGGAAGAATTCCCGGAAATGTGTATCTGTTCGATTTCCTCTCGCGCATGGATTATGCCTACTCCGTTGCCGACCTTGTGATTTCACGTGCCGGAGCCGGTTCCATATCGGAATTCTCTCTGCTGGGAAAACCGGTTATCCTTGTCCCGTCACCTAACGTTGCGGAGGATCACCAAACACAGAACGCCATGGCACTGGTGAAAAGAAATGCGGCTATGATGGTGCCCGACGCCGAAGCAAAGGCACTCTTGTTTGATATGGCTTTGAGTCTGGTAAAAGATGAAAGCAAATTAGAGGAGTTGAGCCGGAATATCTTGAAATTGGCGCAACGAGGTTCGGCCCGGCGTATCGTGGATGAGATAGAAAAAATTATGCATTATGAATTATGA
- a CDS encoding UDP-N-acetylmuramate--L-alanine ligase — translation MNYELIYFIGIGGIGMSNLARYFIQQGKSVAGYDRMETPLTKALVAEGAKVHYEDYVRLVPAEFLDKEKTLVVYTPAVPASHSELQFFRQSGFTIMKRAQLLGEVTKTSDAVCVAGTHGKTTVSSMTAHLLRQSGVDCNAFLGGILKNYGTNLLLSDKSRITVAEADEYDRSFHWLQPWIAVITSADPDHLDIYGTPEAYRESFEHFTSLIRKNGYLILKKDAPLTPRTDATVTVFTYSESEGDFHAENIRIGNGEITFDFVSPNSRITGIQLGVPVKVNIENAVAAIAAAVLSGVNPDEVRAAMKTFGGAKRRFDFQLKTPNLVFIDDYAHHPQELTASIRSIRQLYPDRKVTGVFQPHLYTRTRDFADDFAQSLSLLDDVILLDIYPAREEPIPGITSGVIFDRITSKEKVLLKKAELLDFLENKELDVLVTLGAGDIEHLLPAIKQLLEKKSIGK, via the coding sequence ATGAATTATGAATTAATATACTTTATCGGTATCGGCGGTATCGGCATGAGTAACCTTGCCCGGTATTTTATACAGCAGGGAAAATCGGTTGCCGGATACGATCGCATGGAAACCCCGCTTACCAAAGCGCTGGTCGCCGAAGGAGCGAAAGTCCATTATGAGGATTATGTTCGGCTCGTACCCGCTGAATTTCTCGATAAAGAAAAGACACTTGTAGTCTATACTCCCGCAGTACCGGCATCGCACAGTGAATTGCAGTTTTTCCGGCAAAGCGGTTTTACGATAATGAAACGTGCCCAACTCCTTGGTGAGGTAACCAAGACGAGCGACGCAGTTTGTGTGGCAGGGACACACGGGAAGACGACGGTGTCAAGCATGACAGCTCACCTGTTGCGGCAATCGGGAGTAGATTGCAACGCATTTCTGGGTGGAATCCTTAAAAATTACGGCACCAACCTGCTGCTGTCGGATAAAAGTCGCATTACTGTTGCCGAAGCAGATGAGTATGACCGTTCTTTTCATTGGCTGCAACCCTGGATTGCGGTTATTACCTCGGCCGATCCCGACCACCTGGATATTTACGGGACGCCGGAGGCCTACCGCGAAAGTTTTGAACATTTCACATCACTTATCCGGAAGAACGGATACCTGATCCTAAAGAAAGATGCACCGCTAACTCCAAGAACGGATGCAACGGTGACAGTCTTTACCTATTCCGAATCAGAAGGCGATTTTCATGCTGAAAATATCCGCATCGGCAACGGGGAAATTACGTTCGACTTTGTGTCGCCCAATAGCCGGATTACCGGTATACAGCTGGGTGTGCCTGTGAAGGTGAACATCGAAAACGCGGTAGCTGCAATAGCTGCAGCTGTATTGAGCGGTGTTAATCCCGATGAGGTACGTGCGGCAATGAAAACTTTCGGGGGGGCGAAGCGCCGGTTCGATTTTCAATTGAAAACTCCCAACCTCGTTTTTATCGATGATTATGCGCACCATCCACAAGAGTTGACAGCATCCATCCGCTCTATCAGGCAATTGTATCCCGACCGGAAAGTTACCGGTGTTTTTCAACCCCACCTTTATACGCGTACGCGCGACTTTGCCGATGATTTTGCTCAAAGCCTCTCGTTGCTCGACGATGTGATCCTGCTGGATATTTATCCGGCACGGGAAGAACCCATACCGGGAATCACTTCGGGGGTTATCTTTGATAGAATCACATCGAAGGAAAAGGTGCTTTTGAAAAAAGCCGAACTGCTCGATTTCTTGGAAAACAAAGAGTTGGACGTTTTGGTTACATTGGGTGCAGGAGATATAGAGCACTTATTGCCCGCGATTAAACAATTGTTAGAAAAAAAAAGTATCGGAAAATAA
- a CDS encoding 4Fe-4S binding protein, with product MLKKIRVTISVLLFSLITLYFLDFSGFLPESFSVLTDIQFIPALLALNIIILIALVALTVIFGRVYCSSICPMGIYQDIVAWFSKKILKKKKRYTYSKAKIVLRWSVLGATIIAFLFGFTFLVGLLDPYGAYGRLVTHIFRPAYLAGNNFLEAIFSSFNNYSFYKVGIYSLGVSSIIIALITLLVIGFLAWKNGRTYCNTICPVGTTLGFLSRFSLFKIQFIDDKCNMCGLCSMKCKASCIDAKNKVIDHNRCVTCFNCIEVCHRDAMKYALIGSKKKKAVETAPAFSYIREDKPKDESKRRFLSATLITSIAAGQLLAQTVTEPLLPKRELKRKTPIAPPGALNFDHFREKCISCHLCVSKCPSHVIKPAFLEYGLGGVMQPKLYFDHGFCNYDCTVCCDVCPTDALVKLSQEEKHHTQMGRVNFIIENCIVYYDETSCGACSEHCPTQAVRMVPYKGALTIPEIEPEICVGCGGCEYVCPAIPYKAIYVEGLTAHNTIEIKQEEVEEVTIDEFGF from the coding sequence ATGCTTAAAAAAATCCGGGTAACGATATCTGTACTACTTTTTTCTTTAATAACGCTCTACTTTCTCGACTTTTCAGGTTTTCTGCCGGAAAGTTTCAGCGTTCTAACCGATATACAATTTATTCCTGCATTATTAGCACTTAATATTATTATTCTGATTGCATTAGTAGCGCTTACAGTAATTTTCGGCCGGGTGTATTGTTCATCTATCTGCCCAATGGGTATCTATCAGGACATTGTTGCCTGGTTTTCAAAAAAAATACTTAAGAAGAAGAAAAGATACACCTACAGCAAAGCAAAAATCGTTCTCCGATGGAGTGTCTTGGGTGCTACAATTATTGCTTTCTTGTTTGGATTCACCTTCTTGGTAGGCCTGCTCGATCCGTACGGTGCATACGGCAGATTGGTAACACACATTTTCCGTCCTGCTTATCTGGCAGGAAATAATTTCCTGGAAGCTATTTTCTCATCATTCAATAATTACAGTTTTTATAAAGTCGGTATCTATTCGTTGGGAGTATCTTCGATAATTATCGCTTTAATTACGCTGCTTGTTATCGGTTTTTTAGCGTGGAAAAACGGAAGGACATATTGCAATACAATTTGTCCAGTAGGAACTACACTTGGATTTCTGAGCCGGTTTTCACTTTTCAAAATTCAATTTATAGATGACAAGTGCAACATGTGCGGTTTGTGTTCGATGAAATGCAAAGCATCGTGTATTGATGCAAAAAATAAAGTCATCGATCATAACCGATGCGTAACCTGCTTTAACTGTATTGAAGTTTGCCATCGTGATGCGATGAAATATGCTCTTATTGGCTCCAAGAAAAAAAAGGCAGTTGAAACGGCTCCGGCTTTTTCATACATTAGGGAAGATAAGCCGAAAGACGAATCGAAGCGTCGTTTCCTGTCAGCTACACTAATCACAAGTATAGCAGCAGGTCAACTACTTGCTCAAACAGTAACAGAACCGTTATTACCTAAACGCGAACTGAAACGAAAAACTCCGATTGCTCCCCCGGGAGCACTAAACTTCGATCATTTCCGGGAGAAATGTATTTCGTGTCATCTTTGCGTGAGCAAATGTCCGTCGCACGTGATAAAACCGGCGTTTCTGGAATATGGACTGGGCGGGGTGATGCAACCGAAACTTTATTTCGATCACGGCTTTTGCAACTACGATTGCACTGTTTGCTGCGACGTTTGTCCGACAGATGCACTGGTAAAGCTTAGTCAGGAGGAAAAGCACCACACACAGATGGGAAGAGTTAACTTCATTATCGAGAACTGTATCGTTTATTACGATGAAACCAGCTGTGGCGCCTGCTCCGAACACTGCCCTACACAAGCCGTTCGAATGGTTCCTTACAAAGGTGCGTTAACAATCCCCGAAATCGAACCCGAAATTTGTGTAGGTTGTGGCGGATGTGAGTATGTGTGCCCGGCAATTCCTTATAAAGCCATTTACGTGGAAGGACTTACTGCTCACAACACCATTGAGATTAAACAAGAAGAAGTGGAAGAAGTGACCATTGATGAGTTTGGATTTTAA